The following coding sequences are from one Amyelois transitella isolate CPQ chromosome 23, ilAmyTran1.1, whole genome shotgun sequence window:
- the LOC106130788 gene encoding uncharacterized protein LOC106130788 isoform X1, with protein MFGKNKVVRKEVTKKPSLSKPAQYLEFNKRKADTSVWNHFLRAEDGQSGKCKLCFKILKCHGGATTGLHVHLKSTHAIDLKEKKNLLLSQSETQCSTSVTPSTSNSMPRAAKKLKMITAFFDTSLELAVKVSRMAALDGIPFSKFCTSEDLRDLFHKCGYNLPASGSAIRDIVLNQHKFLKKQLRQQISQDKTRRYSVSLDEYTSIRNRRYMNVNLHSDKFKDNFKNLGLVRIVGSMPAITAYHYLKQHLKEFAVDLDKDVVCLTSDGAAVMVKMGRYYKGYHQICLAHGLQLGVIDVLYKKENSEYNERGDTETRQEDFVAMDITDIVDISASEYVENEDQILEDNDDEDDEEIGGFEIEGASVQQEMEKRQLNFENVIEKIRKLVRSVRKSSLKNEAIQKYVVAEYGKELNLILDCKTRWSSLSDMIERFLKLRSAITKGFLDLDIVVPVNEEAVAVLKALHESLHVVKITVESLCQRDADLMTADTALKFMLKSLDSNQNGNISKNLAQSLRNRIKERRLPIASVLVYLYDSEDYHEDNFDRETFSKPTSNEMLEEIVKIIKRLDDSLSPEEENCEKSAEENVNEEAQGMSMKQKLQETIQRRRVTMKSKKKTTNIDLESLLRVEMAVFENGGGRGQYLTKCFEYLKTIPPTSVEAERAFSAVSNVCSRVRSSLKDNSLDALTFLKFHYQQKSI; from the exons ATGTTTGGCAAAAACAAAGTCGTAAGAAAAGAAGTGACTAAGAAACC gTCACTATCAAAACCCGCACAATATttggaatttaataaaaggaaaGCGGACACATCAGTTTGGAACCATTTTCTTAGGGCGGAAGATGGGCAATCCGGTAAATGCAAATtatgctttaaaattttaaaatgccaCGGTGGTGCGACAACAGGTTTGCATGTACATTTGAAATCTACCCACGCTATTGAtctgaaagagaaaaaaaaccttttgcTGTCTCAATCAGAAACTCAATGTAGTACTTCCGTTACTCCTAGCACCAGCAACAGCATGCCCAGAGCAGCAAAAAAGCTTAAAATGATCACTGCCTTTTTTGACACATCTCTAGAGCTGGCTGTAAAAGTGTCAAGGATGGCCGCTCTTGATGGCATTCCTTTCAGTAAATTTTGCACATCTGAAGACCTTCGAGATCTTTTCCACAAATGTGGATATAATTTGCCGGCGTCTGGTAGCGCTATAAGAGACATTGTACTTAATCAGcacaaattcttaaaaaaacaactcCGACAGCAAATTTCACAAGATAAAACAAGACGATATTCTGTATCGCTTGATGAGTATACATCAATCCGCAATAGACGTTACATGAATGTTAATTTACACTCCGATAAATTTAAGGATAACTTCAAAAATCTCGGCCTTGTGAGAATTGTAGGCAGTATGCCTGCAATAACAGCATACCATTACTTGAAACAACATCTTAAAGAATTTGCTGTTGATTTGGACAAAGACGTTGTTTGCTTAACATCTGATGGGGCTGCAGTTATGGTTAAAATGGGGCGATATTACAAGGGCTACCATCAAATTTGTCTGGCTCATGGCTTACAGTTAGGAGTGATTGAtgtcttatataaaaaagaaaacagtgaATATAATGAAAGAGGTGATACTGAAACGAGACAGGAGGATTTTGTGGCCATGGATATAACTGATATTGTTGATATATCTGCTTCTGAATATGTAGAAAATGAAGATCAGATATTAGAAGATAATGACGATGAAGATGACGAAGAAATTGGAGGTTTTGAGATTGAAGGGGCCTCTGTACAGCaagaaatggaaaaaagacaattaaactttgaaaatgttattgaaaagATTAGAAAGCTGGTCAGGTCAGTACGAAAATCaagcttaaaaaatgaagCCATACAAAAATACGTAGTAGCAGAATATGGAAAAGAACTGAACCTCATTCTTGATTGTAAAACTAGATGGTCAAGTTTAAGCGATATGATTGAAAGGTTTTTAAAGCTCAGGTCTGCTATCACCAAAGGATTTCTAGACTTAGACATAGTAGTGCCTGTCAATGAAGAAGCAGTAGCAGTACTTAAAGCTTTACACGAAAGTCTTCATGTCGTTAAGATAACTGTAGAGTCGCTTTGTCAGAGAGACGCTGATTTGATGACGGCCGATACAGCTCTTAAATTCATGTTAAAGTCTTTAGATAGTAACCAAAACGGTAACATTAGCAAAAATCTGGCACAAAGCCTTAGGAACCGCATTAAGGAAAGACGTCTCCCTATAGCATCTGTTTTGGTGTATCTTTACGATTCAGAAGATTATCACGAAGACAACTTTGACCGTGAGACATTTTCTAAACCGACAAGCAACGAAATGTTAGAagaaattgtgaaaataattaaaaggttGGACGATTCACTAAGCCCGGAAGAAGAAAACTGTGAGAAGTCTGCTGAAGAAAACGTGAATGAAGAAGCACAAGGAATGagtatgaaacaaaaattacaagaaacTATTCAGAGACGAAGAGTTACtatgaaaagtaaaaagaaaacaacaaatattGATCTGGAAAGTTTGCTAAGAGTTGAAATGGCGGTATTTGAAAACGGCGGCGGAAGAGGTCAATATCTGACTAAATGTttcgaatatttaaaaacaattccaCCTACCAGTGTGGAGGCTGAACGCGCGTTTTCAGCAGTTTCAAACGTTTGTAGCCGTGTGAGAAGTTCGTTGAAAGACAACAGTTTAGATgcactaacttttttaaaatttcattaccaACAGAAGTCTATCTGA
- the LOC106130788 gene encoding uncharacterized protein LOC106130788 isoform X2, whose protein sequence is MSLSKPAQYLEFNKRKADTSVWNHFLRAEDGQSGKCKLCFKILKCHGGATTGLHVHLKSTHAIDLKEKKNLLLSQSETQCSTSVTPSTSNSMPRAAKKLKMITAFFDTSLELAVKVSRMAALDGIPFSKFCTSEDLRDLFHKCGYNLPASGSAIRDIVLNQHKFLKKQLRQQISQDKTRRYSVSLDEYTSIRNRRYMNVNLHSDKFKDNFKNLGLVRIVGSMPAITAYHYLKQHLKEFAVDLDKDVVCLTSDGAAVMVKMGRYYKGYHQICLAHGLQLGVIDVLYKKENSEYNERGDTETRQEDFVAMDITDIVDISASEYVENEDQILEDNDDEDDEEIGGFEIEGASVQQEMEKRQLNFENVIEKIRKLVRSVRKSSLKNEAIQKYVVAEYGKELNLILDCKTRWSSLSDMIERFLKLRSAITKGFLDLDIVVPVNEEAVAVLKALHESLHVVKITVESLCQRDADLMTADTALKFMLKSLDSNQNGNISKNLAQSLRNRIKERRLPIASVLVYLYDSEDYHEDNFDRETFSKPTSNEMLEEIVKIIKRLDDSLSPEEENCEKSAEENVNEEAQGMSMKQKLQETIQRRRVTMKSKKKTTNIDLESLLRVEMAVFENGGGRGQYLTKCFEYLKTIPPTSVEAERAFSAVSNVCSRVRSSLKDNSLDALTFLKFHYQQKSI, encoded by the exons at gTCACTATCAAAACCCGCACAATATttggaatttaataaaaggaaaGCGGACACATCAGTTTGGAACCATTTTCTTAGGGCGGAAGATGGGCAATCCGGTAAATGCAAATtatgctttaaaattttaaaatgccaCGGTGGTGCGACAACAGGTTTGCATGTACATTTGAAATCTACCCACGCTATTGAtctgaaagagaaaaaaaaccttttgcTGTCTCAATCAGAAACTCAATGTAGTACTTCCGTTACTCCTAGCACCAGCAACAGCATGCCCAGAGCAGCAAAAAAGCTTAAAATGATCACTGCCTTTTTTGACACATCTCTAGAGCTGGCTGTAAAAGTGTCAAGGATGGCCGCTCTTGATGGCATTCCTTTCAGTAAATTTTGCACATCTGAAGACCTTCGAGATCTTTTCCACAAATGTGGATATAATTTGCCGGCGTCTGGTAGCGCTATAAGAGACATTGTACTTAATCAGcacaaattcttaaaaaaacaactcCGACAGCAAATTTCACAAGATAAAACAAGACGATATTCTGTATCGCTTGATGAGTATACATCAATCCGCAATAGACGTTACATGAATGTTAATTTACACTCCGATAAATTTAAGGATAACTTCAAAAATCTCGGCCTTGTGAGAATTGTAGGCAGTATGCCTGCAATAACAGCATACCATTACTTGAAACAACATCTTAAAGAATTTGCTGTTGATTTGGACAAAGACGTTGTTTGCTTAACATCTGATGGGGCTGCAGTTATGGTTAAAATGGGGCGATATTACAAGGGCTACCATCAAATTTGTCTGGCTCATGGCTTACAGTTAGGAGTGATTGAtgtcttatataaaaaagaaaacagtgaATATAATGAAAGAGGTGATACTGAAACGAGACAGGAGGATTTTGTGGCCATGGATATAACTGATATTGTTGATATATCTGCTTCTGAATATGTAGAAAATGAAGATCAGATATTAGAAGATAATGACGATGAAGATGACGAAGAAATTGGAGGTTTTGAGATTGAAGGGGCCTCTGTACAGCaagaaatggaaaaaagacaattaaactttgaaaatgttattgaaaagATTAGAAAGCTGGTCAGGTCAGTACGAAAATCaagcttaaaaaatgaagCCATACAAAAATACGTAGTAGCAGAATATGGAAAAGAACTGAACCTCATTCTTGATTGTAAAACTAGATGGTCAAGTTTAAGCGATATGATTGAAAGGTTTTTAAAGCTCAGGTCTGCTATCACCAAAGGATTTCTAGACTTAGACATAGTAGTGCCTGTCAATGAAGAAGCAGTAGCAGTACTTAAAGCTTTACACGAAAGTCTTCATGTCGTTAAGATAACTGTAGAGTCGCTTTGTCAGAGAGACGCTGATTTGATGACGGCCGATACAGCTCTTAAATTCATGTTAAAGTCTTTAGATAGTAACCAAAACGGTAACATTAGCAAAAATCTGGCACAAAGCCTTAGGAACCGCATTAAGGAAAGACGTCTCCCTATAGCATCTGTTTTGGTGTATCTTTACGATTCAGAAGATTATCACGAAGACAACTTTGACCGTGAGACATTTTCTAAACCGACAAGCAACGAAATGTTAGAagaaattgtgaaaataattaaaaggttGGACGATTCACTAAGCCCGGAAGAAGAAAACTGTGAGAAGTCTGCTGAAGAAAACGTGAATGAAGAAGCACAAGGAATGagtatgaaacaaaaattacaagaaacTATTCAGAGACGAAGAGTTACtatgaaaagtaaaaagaaaacaacaaatattGATCTGGAAAGTTTGCTAAGAGTTGAAATGGCGGTATTTGAAAACGGCGGCGGAAGAGGTCAATATCTGACTAAATGTttcgaatatttaaaaacaattccaCCTACCAGTGTGGAGGCTGAACGCGCGTTTTCAGCAGTTTCAAACGTTTGTAGCCGTGTGAGAAGTTCGTTGAAAGACAACAGTTTAGATgcactaacttttttaaaatttcattaccaACAGAAGTCTATCTGA